A region from the Danaus plexippus chromosome 26, MEX_DaPlex, whole genome shotgun sequence genome encodes:
- the LOC116774420 gene encoding AP-1 complex subunit mu-1 translates to MSSSAIYILDVKGKVLISRNYRGDVDMGVIDKFMPLLMEKEEEGMLTPLLQTSECTFAYIKTNNLYIVSTTKKNANIALVFVFLYKIVEVMTEYFKELEEESIRDNFVVIYELMDELLDFGYPQTTDSKILQEYITQEGHKLEMQPRIPMAVTNAVSWRSEGIKYRKNEVFLDVIESVNLLANSNGNVLRSEIVGAIKMRVYLSGMPELRLGLNDKVLFESTGRGKSKSVELEDVKFHQCVRLSRFENDRTISFIPPDGEFELMSYRLNTHVKPLIWIESVIERHAHSRVEYMIKAKSQFKRRSTANNVEIIIPVPADADSPKFKTTIGSVKYTPEQNAITWSIKSFPGGKEYLMRAHFGLPSVECEDTDGKPPIQVKFEIPYFTTSGIQVRYLKIIEKSGYQALPWVRYITQNGDYQLRTN, encoded by the coding sequence ATGTCGTCGTCAGCGATTTACATATTGGACGTTAAAGGTAAAGTTCTCATATCGAGAAATTACCGAGGCGATGTAGATATGGGTGTTATCGACAAGTTCATGCCGCTTCTAATGGAGAAGGAGGAAGAAGGGATGTTAACACCATTGCTGCAAACAAGCGAATGTACTTTCGCTTATATTAAGACTAATAATCTTTACATTGTATCAACAACAAAGAAGAATGCCAACATTGCCCTTgtgtttgtatttctttacaaaatagtAGAGGTTATGACTGAGTACTTCAAAGAATTAGAAGAAGAGAGTATTAGagataattttgttgttatcTATGAGTTGATGGATGAGTTACTTGATTTTGGTTACCCACAGACCACTGATAGCAAGATACTACAAGAATATATAACCCAGGAGGGTCACAAACTTGAAATGCAACCACGAATACCAATGGCAGTAACCAATGCTGTTTCGTGGAGGTCGGAAGGCATTAAATACAGGAAAAACGAAGTATTCCTAGATGTGATAGAGTCAGTTAATCTATTAGCTAACTCCAATGGAAATGTTTTGAGAAGTGAGATTGTAGGGGCAATCAAAATGAGGGTCTACTTATCAGGGATGCCTGAACTAAGATTAGGATTAAATGATAAAGTGCTTTTCGAGAGCACAGGCAGAGGGAAATCTAAGTCTGTAGAATTGGAAGatgtaaaatttcatcaaTGTGTTAGATTGTCGAGATTTGAAAATGACAGAACTATATCTTTTATCCCACCAGATGGTGAATTCGAACTCATGTCATATAGATTAAACACTCATGTTAAGCCTCTGATTTGGATTGAATCAGTTATTGAACGACATGCCCACTCCCGGGTTGAATACATGATCAAAGCTAAATCACAATTCAAGAGACGTTCAACTGCTAATAATGTTGAGATAATCATACCAGTACCAGCCGATGCTGATTCTCCTAAATTTAAAACCACAATTGGCAGTGTGAAATATACACCTGAACAGAATGCCATAACCTGGTCTATAAAATCTTTCCCTGGCGGCAAAGAGTACTTGATGCGGGCTCACTTTGGTTTGCCTTCGGTGGAGTGCGAGGATACAGATGGGAAACCACCTATTCAAGTCAAATTTGAGATTCCATACTTCACCACTTCCGGGATACAAGTTAGATATCTTAAAATCATTGAAAAAAGTGGCTATCAAGCTCTGCCATGGGTCAGATATATCACTCAGAACGGAGACTATCAATTAAGGACTAATTAA